In Marasmius oreades isolate 03SP1 chromosome 1, whole genome shotgun sequence, one DNA window encodes the following:
- a CDS encoding uncharacterized protein (BUSCO:EOG09264NNY), protein MLWKASPLTTARILSLSVGNGCRNVRPTLNVRCLTTQSEATVSALPLAATVFSTPLYVALTPAFNQKPSEPNPKENVVALDPEIFNHPIRRDILHLVVTHYRDSLRQGSANTKTRGEVRGSGAKIRPQKGSGKARLGDAQSPMLRGGGVAFGPKPRDFSTKLPRKVIQMGMRIALSAKVREQKFGVMTRLDWPNGRTKYLSQRLSGFQQTLFITGEDQVSTGIQRAIRNIPFVALTKADEVNVYELLQWSRIILDCKAVEFFERTLGKNSLYIPPTTS, encoded by the exons ATGCTCTGGAAAGCCAGC CCGCTAACCACAGCACGGATACTCTCACTTTCTGTTGGGAACGGCTGCAGGAATGTCAGACCGACATTGAACGTCCGTTGTCTTACTACGCAGTCAGAAGCAACCGTGTCTGCTCTCCCTTTGGCTG CTACAGTTTTTAGTACACCTCTTTACGTCGCTCTCACTCCCGCCTTCAACCAGAAACCCTCTGAGCCGAACCCCAAAGAAAATGTCGTCGCGCTCGACCCTGAAATCTTCAACCATCCCATCCGCCGGGATATCCTCCACCTTGTTGTTACACACTACCGTGACTCCTTGAGACAGGGTTCAGCGAACACCAAGACACGAGGGGAGGTACGAGGTTCAGGCGCCAAAATAAGACCACAAAAAGGCTCGGGTAAAGCGCGTCTGGGTGACGCGCAAAGCCCTATGCTGAGAGGAGGTGGGGTTGCATTTGGCCCAAAGCCTCGAGATTTTAGCACGAAACTGCCGAGGAAGGTTATCCAGATGGGAATGCGCATTGCTCTCAGCGCCAAGGTCCGGGAGCAGAAGTTTGGTGTTATGACCCGTCTAGATTGGCCGAATGGAAGGACGAAATACCTTTCCCAAAGATTGTCTGGCTTCCAGCAGACTCTGTTCATCACAGGCGAAGATCAGGTTTCAACAGGCATTCAACGTGCTATACGGAACATTCCTTTCGTCGCTCTCACTAAAGCTGACGAGGTCAATGTATACGAGTTGCTTCAATGGTCTCGTATCATCCTCGACTGCAAAGCTGTAGAATTCTTTGAACGGACACTAGGGAAAAACAGTCTATACATACCGCCCACCACATCATAG
- a CDS encoding uncharacterized protein (MEROPS:MER0094384): MIVDPSHYSDSKTPTPDPHSILRTTAPSIITTTPPEDEAFDHRSIMSDKTTHRNLVRGTSTSNRSNRAPSAYANNNYVIDEESAIRSHPKAEHSEASLVANAAPMGSRTKYQNLEYADPYNSEHDGLVTNERNGFANTTFGRFIAKGRYPMEQRIEDKKRGIGRQKYPFVVWSFSVIMVAVMIYELVVNWKAQGTPISFKPVTNVMLGPSWSALINVGGRFPPCMKLVNGAPPNALVPCLNATTNPPESDRFCTIEEVCGFGGFGGKDPNQWFRFITPIFLHAGIIHILLNLFAQLTISAQIEREMGSGGFLVTYLAAGIFGNILGGNFSLVGSPSTGASGAIFGTLAVLWVDLFAHWKYHYRPVRKLVFMIIDLAVGIAIGFIPFVDNFAHLGGLFMGLLFGMILYPIISETKRHKTIVWAFRITSIPVAIIMFVVLTRNFYTSDPYAACQGCRYLSCIPSSINNHCQGTGIPDYGNATTSSASTI, encoded by the exons ATGATTGTGGACCCGTCTCATTACAGTGATAGTAAAACTCCGACACCGGATCCTCATTCCATCTTACGAACAACCGCTCCTTCAATAATAACGACAACGCCaccagaagatgaagcattCGACCACAGAAGCATAATGAGCGATAAAACCACCCACAGAAACCTCGTACGTGGTACTAGTACTAGCAACAGGAGCAATAGGGCACCATCGGCTTATGCGAATAACAACTATGTCATTGACGAGGAATCAGCGATTCGGAGCCATCCGAAAGCAGAGCACTCAGAAGCATCGCTAGTGGCCAATGCCGCGCCTATGGGGAGTAGGACGAAGTATCAAAACCTAG AGTATGCTGATCCTTACAACTCTGAACATGACGGACTTGTAACCAACGAACGGAATGGTTTTGCAAATACTACATTCGGACGGTTCATAGCCAAAGGTCGATACCCTATGGAACAGAGAATAGAAGATAAGAAACGAGGGATCGGCAGACAAAAGTATCCTTTTGTCG TATGGTCGTTCAGCGTAATCATGGTCGCCGTAATGATATACGAACTCGTCGTGAATTGGAAGGCCCAAGGAACACCCATATCCTTCAAG CCTGTCACAAACGTGATGCTCGGTCCTTCTTGGAGTGCGCTCATCAATGTCGGCGGTCGGTTTCC CCCATGCATGAAGTTAGTCAACGGCGCCCCACCGAATGCACTAGTACCCT GTTTGAACGCGACGACGAACCCTCCCGAGTCAGACCGCTTCTGTACTATCGAAGAAGTGTGTGGATTCGGCG GTTTCGGTGGCAAGGACCCTAACCAATGGTTCAG GTTCATAACACCTATATTCTTGCACGCAGGAATAATCCACATATTACTCAATTTGTTTGCTCAGCTGACAATCTCTGCGCAG ATTGAGAGAGAAATGGGATCTGGCGGATTCTTAGTCACATATCTTGCTGCTGGCATATTCGG AAATATTTTAGGTGGCAATTTCTCTCTTGTCGGTTCTCCGTCAACTGGAGCTAGCGGAGCAATTTTCGGAACCCTCGCTGTTCTTTGGGTCGACCTCTTCGCACACTGGAAGTATCACTACAGGCCTGTTCGCAAG CTTGTTTTCATGATCATCGATCTCGCTGTTGGGATTGCCATTGGGTTCATACCCT TTGTCGATAATTTTG CTCACCTTGGTGGACTCTTTATGGGACTCTTGTTCGGGATGATTTTGTACCCCATTATTAGTGAGACAAAGAGGCATAAAACAATTGTGTGGGCCTTCCGCATCACTTCCATCCCAGTGGCTATCATCATGTTTGTGGTTTTGACCAGAAACTTCTACACCTCTGACCCCTATGCCG CATGCCAAGGTTGCCGATACTTGTCCTGCATACCTAGCAGCATAAACAATCATTGTCAAGG GACGG GTATCCCGGACTACGGAAACGCCACTACTAGTTCCGCCAGCACGATATGA
- a CDS encoding uncharacterized protein (BUSCO:EOG092606UX): MATTAAHTPSTRSQTEKPAPIDIAVLQSASTVLQEQFTKDAQIIPDLGDTLTGQASSSYTISPDDTRVPFQKRKLVGIPEGLFQYYSSTSVNSHMGLIPEIERAWVSIDHKLFLWDYNEGQEISSFVDQPYVITHVSVVKPKKGLFIEEISHLLVICTPMSVLLIALSLSPASGSGSGVRSRKEVKLYATDLTISTEVEMTSVIGTPEGRIFMCGVQGGNLYELHYQENESWFGKRIQLINHSIGGMSSLLPRFAGSSVEDRIISVVSDHARHCFYTLTEKNVISIYKPTSDKSVQHVQTLSNLYKAVQDKCPGAPAINPQTFQIISLHPISPSESRNGVQLLALTANGVRLYFSPSTFSSYSYSTASNQGPGTRSLQLVHVRLPPSNLIHPDEQEKPYRPSVNAYGAPQNHPPHQSRPFVVSEVDSSCYIGGLTIAAQHGDTETSDYLLCMSPDLTRIGSLDQLNLTQSQPPQPTYPQYGSHGSTGRPQLTEYATLLSIPGRTWAMAAVPHTPAPNGQPPDFPNPVVTNELATQFVEPAQQFMVLTNVGLTFLVKRRAVDYLRAVIEELQSEGNIQPIIEFRDSFGRNQTCAMLLGIACGNIFFDADASPGINTIGQDIASVAKQAFYDFGERPIWSERTVYGKSENQGTAIYSGRREGLALYFARLVRPIYKSKITSHGPLGAPQAAISDTTLLAVQKNLVSLKDLLDRNPHLFHSTPGDSASSRPPTIEQDAWKAEQTSVSALSSLLTRFIEGLSFVLLLYDYHFGELISKCDNETQKIVTSLTFEELVTTHNGLNASRALVNVIIDQQIGQQISVDTISEVLQNRCGSFCSTDDVMLYKAKENIRKAAETSNPSERQKWFAESLQLYTKGARILDLEKLREITGDFQLLKFAQGAVELPLICAKVFDQDGVGFDYWQSGSTMDDQRRAAFERRLHCYELVLDSLAVFEQTDSSPELEAVKAQAYNLSFASDDPMFHSTLYEWLIGRQLADDLLEIRPPFLESHLQKDPITVENYQLLWKFYVKDGRPLEAARILSILAESDTFNLDLSARLEYLTLAVGNAKSHPISAGGRIESAIAFLTDLEEKLEVAQVQLETYHTLLPHAGDAPAVGERIQRLSQKLLTMSELYQEYAIPFDIPRLKLLCLHVSEHRDETTLRQIWNQIFDSIIEVSSDPFAQADKAVSTIVPLGQRFYPSEFAFPLGLVSDLLIRFALERKESLPNGWGPRILKQCNVPFVEIWRIFHDVYDSHLPPFNSQANVQTLSSDIATLLSDWMEEAKRPSSSASRDIPVTQLDAAVEQYLAESNSAETKASYENVKRQLRRNW; encoded by the exons TCGTTGATCAACCATACGTAATCACGCACGTCTCCGTCGTGAAACCGAAAAAGGGACTTTTCATCGAGGAAATATCCCACTTACTCGTCATTTGCACGCCAATGTCGGTACTTCTCATTGCGCTTTCTCTATCCCCTGCGTCTGGTTCAGGTTCAGGAGTTCGTTCCCGAAAAGAAGTCAAACTGTACGCCACAGACCTCACCATATCCACCGAAGTGGAAATGACTTCTGTTATTGGTACACCGGAAGGTCGTATCTTTATGTGTGGTGTCCAAGGCGGAAATCTCTACGAGCTGCACTATCAGGAAAACGAGTCGTGGTTTGGGAAGCGTATACAACTCATTAATCATTCCATTGGCGGAATGTCGAGTCTGTTGCCCAGATTTGCCGGTTCAAGTGTTGAAG ACCGAATAATCTCTGTTGTTTCCGATCACGCAAGGCACTGCTTTTATACACTGACGGAGAAGAATGTCATTTCGATTTACAAGCCCACAAGTGATAAATCGGTGCAGCATGTTCAAACTCTGTCCAACCTCTATAAGGCCGTGCAGGACAAATGTCCGGGAGCACCGGCAATCAATCCTCAGACTTTCCAAATCATTTCTCTTCACCCTATCAGCCCGTCGGAATCTCGCAATGGAGTACAACTTCTTGCGCTGACGGCCAATGGAGTTCGACTATATTTTTCGCCCTCGACGTTCTCCAGTTACTCGTATAGTACTGCCTCGAACCAAGGACCAGGCACTCGCTCGCTGCAGCTGGTGCACGTCCGGCTACCTCCCTCCAATTTGATTCACCCAGACGAGCAAGAAAAGCCGTACCGTCCGTCGGTCAATGCATACGGCGCTCCTCAGAATCATCCCCCACACCAATCTCGTCCGTTCGTTGTCTCTGAGGTCGATAGCTCTTGTTACATCGGAGGGTTGACGATAGCTGCCCAACATGGAGACACCGAAACGTCCGATTACCTACTGTGTATGTCGCCAGATCTGACACGTATAGGCTCTTTAGACCAACTCAATCTTACACAATCTCAACCGCCGCAACCTACATATCCCCAATACGGAAGTCATGGGTCTACTGGTCGACCGCAACTGACGGAATACGCGACGCTTCTTTCAATACCCGGCAGAACGTGGGCTATGGCTGCAGTTCCTCATACCCCGGCTCCAAATGGGCAGCCTCCGGATTTCCCGAATCCTGTGGTCACAAACGAGCTCGCGACTCAATTTGTAGAGCCAGCCCAGCAATTCATGGTATTGACCAACGTGGGCCTTACCTTTCTTGTGAAGAGAAGGGCTGTGGATTATCTCAGAGCAGTGATAGAGGAGCTGCAGTCGGAGGGTAACATACAACCCATAATAGAATTCCGGGACAG TTTCGGTCGCAATCAGACCTGTGCCATGTTGCTTGGTATCGCGTGCGGAAACATATTCTTCGATGCTGATGCCTCACCTGGCATTAACACAATCGGTCAGGATATCGCTTCCGTCGCCAAGCAAGCTTTTTACGACTTCGGTGAGAGGCCTATATGGTCGGAAAGAACGGTTTATGGAAAGA GTGAAAACCAGGGCACTGCCATCTACAGCGGAAGACGAGAAGGCTTAGCGTTATATTTTGCTAGACTGGTTCGTCCAATCTACAAATCTAAGATAACATCCCACGG GCCTTTAGGTGCTCCGCAAGCAGCCATATCGGACACTACGCTCCTCGCCGTTCAGAAAAATCTTGTTTCCCTCAAAGATCTGTTAGATCGAAATCCTCATCTCTTCCATTCGACTCCTGGAGACAGCGCGTCGTCACGTCCTCCAACCATTGAACAAGACGCTTGGAAG GCGGAACAAACCTCGGTGTCTGCGTTGTCGTCGTTGTTGACGAGATTCATTGAGGgcctttcttttgtcttaCTCCTGTATGACTACCACTTTGGCGAACTCATCTCAAA GTGTGACAACGAGACCCAGAAGATTGTCACTTCCCTGACGTTTGAAGAGCTCGTTACAACCCACAATGGATTAAATGCCTCTAGAGCGTTGGTGAATGTGATTATTGATCAACAAATTGGTCAGCAAATCAGT GTGGACACCATCAGTGAGGTGCTGCAAAATAGATGTGGATCTTTTTGTAGCACCGACGATGTCATGCTTTACAAG GCGAAAGAAAATATACGCAAAGCGGCGGAAACATCTAACCCCTCGGAGAGACAGAAATGGTTTGCAGAATCTCTTCA GTTGTACACGAAGGGAGCTCGTATTCTAGATTTAGAGAAGCTGAGAGAAATAACTGGGGATTTCCAGCTGCTGAAATTTGCTCAAG GTGCTGTTGAGTTGCCCCTCATTTGCGCGAAAGTCTTTGATCAGGACGGCGTCGGCTTTGACTATTGGCAATCTGGATCTACAATGGACGACCAGCGTCGCGCCGCCTTCGAACGAAGATTACACTGTTATGAACTCGTTCTAGATTCGCTTGCTGTTTTCGAACAGACCGACAGTTCACCTGAGTTGGAAGCTGTCAAGGCACAAGCATATAATTTATCTTTTGCCAGTGATGATCCGATGTTCCATTCAACGTTATACGAATGGTTGATCGGAAGACAATTGGCAGATGATCTGCTAGAG ATTCGTCCGCCTTTCCTAGAATCCCACCTCCAGAAAGACCCTATAACGGTTGAAAACTATCAACTTCTTTGGAAGTTCTATGTCAAGGATGGGCGACCTTTGGAAGCGGCGAGGATTCTCAGTATCCTGGCCGAATCTGACAC ATTCAACCTAGACTTGAGTGCGCGGCTGGAGTACCTCACTCTCGCAGTTGGAAATGCCAAGTCACATCCAATATCCGCTGGAGGCAGAATCGAAAGTGCCATCGCTTTCCTGACTGATCTAGAAGAAAAACTCGAAGTTGCCCAAGTACAACTCGAAACCTATCATACACTTCTCCCCCATGCAGGTGATGCTCCTGCAGTCGGTGAACGAATCCAGCGGCTATCCCAAAAGTTGCTCACCATGTCCGAG TTGTATCAAGAATATGCTATTCCGTTTGACATACCTCGACTCAAACTACTCTGTCTACACGTTTCTGAGCACCGTGATGAAACCACACTTCGGCAAATATGGAATCAAATATTTGACTCAA TAATTGAAGTCTCTTCCGACCCTTTTGCGCAAGCAGACAAGGCGGTGTCGACAATCGTTCCTCTAGGGCAGAGATTTTACCCTTCTGAGTTTGCATTCCCTCTCG GCCTCGTTTCTGACCTCCTGATACGGTTTGCACTAGAACGAAAAGAAAGCCTTCCGAACGGTTGGGGACCGAGGATTCTAAAGCAATGCAATGTGCCTTTCGTGGAAATATGGCGTATCTTCCATGATGTCTACGATTCTCAT CTACCACCGTTTAACTCGCAAGCGAACGTTCAAACACTTTCATCTGACATCGCCACACTGTTATCGGATTGGATGGAGGAGGCGAAGAGACCGAGCTCTTCTGCCAGTCGGGATATACCCGTCACTCAATTAGATGCCGCTGTTGAGCAGTACTTGGCAGAGTCGAATAGTGCTGAAACGAAGGCTAGTTATGAAAACGTCAAAAGGCAACTGAGGAGAAATTGGTAG
- a CDS encoding uncharacterized protein (MEROPS:MER0094384): MIVDPSHYSDSKTPTPDPHSILRTTAPSIITTTPPEDEAFDHRSIMSDKTTHRNLVRGTSTSNRSNRAPSAYANNNYVIDEESAIRSHPKAEHSEASLVANAAPMGSRTKYQNLEYADPYNSEHDGLVTNERNGFANTTFGRFIAKGRYPMEQRIEDKKRGIGRQKYPFVVWSFSVIMVAVMIYELVVNWKAQGTPISFKPVTNVMLGPSWSALINVGGRFPPCMKLVNGAPPNALVPCLNATTNPPESDRFCTIEEVCGFGGFGGKDPNQWFRFITPIFLHAGIIHILLNLFAQLTISAQIEREMGSGGFLVTYLAAGIFGNILGGNFSLVGSPSTGASGAIFGTLAVLWVDLFAHWKYHYRPVRKLVFMIIDLAVGIAIGFIPFVDNFAHLGGLFMGLLFGMILYPIISETKRHKTIVWAFRITSIPVAIIMLPILVLHT, translated from the exons ATGATTGTGGACCCGTCTCATTACAGTGATAGTAAAACTCCGACACCGGATCCTCATTCCATCTTACGAACAACCGCTCCTTCAATAATAACGACAACGCCaccagaagatgaagcattCGACCACAGAAGCATAATGAGCGATAAAACCACCCACAGAAACCTCGTACGTGGTACTAGTACTAGCAACAGGAGCAATAGGGCACCATCGGCTTATGCGAATAACAACTATGTCATTGACGAGGAATCAGCGATTCGGAGCCATCCGAAAGCAGAGCACTCAGAAGCATCGCTAGTGGCCAATGCCGCGCCTATGGGGAGTAGGACGAAGTATCAAAACCTAG AGTATGCTGATCCTTACAACTCTGAACATGACGGACTTGTAACCAACGAACGGAATGGTTTTGCAAATACTACATTCGGACGGTTCATAGCCAAAGGTCGATACCCTATGGAACAGAGAATAGAAGATAAGAAACGAGGGATCGGCAGACAAAAGTATCCTTTTGTCG TATGGTCGTTCAGCGTAATCATGGTCGCCGTAATGATATACGAACTCGTCGTGAATTGGAAGGCCCAAGGAACACCCATATCCTTCAAG CCTGTCACAAACGTGATGCTCGGTCCTTCTTGGAGTGCGCTCATCAATGTCGGCGGTCGGTTTCC CCCATGCATGAAGTTAGTCAACGGCGCCCCACCGAATGCACTAGTACCCT GTTTGAACGCGACGACGAACCCTCCCGAGTCAGACCGCTTCTGTACTATCGAAGAAGTGTGTGGATTCGGCG GTTTCGGTGGCAAGGACCCTAACCAATGGTTCAG GTTCATAACACCTATATTCTTGCACGCAGGAATAATCCACATATTACTCAATTTGTTTGCTCAGCTGACAATCTCTGCGCAG ATTGAGAGAGAAATGGGATCTGGCGGATTCTTAGTCACATATCTTGCTGCTGGCATATTCGG AAATATTTTAGGTGGCAATTTCTCTCTTGTCGGTTCTCCGTCAACTGGAGCTAGCGGAGCAATTTTCGGAACCCTCGCTGTTCTTTGGGTCGACCTCTTCGCACACTGGAAGTATCACTACAGGCCTGTTCGCAAG CTTGTTTTCATGATCATCGATCTCGCTGTTGGGATTGCCATTGGGTTCATACCCT TTGTCGATAATTTTG CTCACCTTGGTGGACTCTTTATGGGACTCTTGTTCGGGATGATTTTGTACCCCATTATTAGTGAGACAAAGAGGCATAAAACAATTGTGTGGGCCTTCCGCATCACTTCCATCCCAGTGGCTATCATCAT GTTGCCGATACTTGTCCTGCATACCTAG